One window from the genome of Terrimicrobium sacchariphilum encodes:
- a CDS encoding MYG1 family protein: MQKIHTILTHPGGAHKDEFLACCVLVALTQAPIIRREPTTDELADPGIAVVDVGHEHAPDRHNFDHHQFPADHPPICSLSLVLEHLGLHEDAKVFCDWLEAAEWFDSRGPHETAKWLGVSRDTLDRLISPVDITLLRRFALGTRFESTDAIWQVMRMVGEDLLEYVHSLRERLDFIGRHAEVWEIPVAEGAALRVLYMPRTTPSVDEPSFGLDRYIQSKGLEIAALVYPDRRGTGYGLSRHNDHRGFDFTRLSGHELVHFAHARGFVAKTSATSVADLKLLLEQARASSY, from the coding sequence GTGCAAAAAATTCACACGATTCTCACGCATCCCGGCGGTGCGCATAAAGACGAGTTCCTGGCCTGCTGCGTTCTCGTCGCCCTGACCCAGGCGCCGATCATCCGGCGTGAACCGACGACGGACGAACTGGCCGACCCGGGCATCGCCGTAGTCGATGTGGGGCATGAACATGCCCCTGATCGGCATAACTTCGATCACCATCAATTCCCCGCGGATCATCCGCCGATCTGTTCGCTCTCCCTGGTCCTGGAGCATCTGGGACTGCACGAGGACGCGAAGGTTTTTTGTGACTGGCTGGAAGCCGCGGAGTGGTTTGATTCCCGCGGCCCGCACGAGACGGCAAAGTGGCTCGGTGTTTCCCGGGACACCCTGGATCGGCTCATCTCCCCGGTTGATATCACGCTTCTGCGGCGATTTGCCCTGGGAACCCGGTTTGAGTCTACTGATGCCATCTGGCAGGTGATGCGCATGGTGGGCGAGGATCTGCTCGAGTACGTGCATTCGTTGCGCGAGCGTTTGGACTTCATCGGACGTCATGCCGAGGTCTGGGAGATTCCGGTGGCGGAGGGGGCTGCATTGCGGGTTTTGTACATGCCGCGTACGACTCCGAGCGTGGACGAGCCATCCTTTGGCCTCGACCGTTACATCCAGTCAAAGGGGCTGGAAATTGCGGCCCTGGTTTATCCGGATCGACGCGGAACCGGCTACGGGCTTTCCCGCCATAATGACCATCGGGGATTTGATTTCACCAGGCTAAGCGGTCATGAGTTAGTTCACTTTGCCCACGCCCGCGGTTTCGTCGCCAAGACCTCTGCGACTTCGGTGGCCGATCTGAAGCTTCTTTTGGAACAGGCCCGCGCTTCGTCTTATTAA
- a CDS encoding TMEM43 family protein, with protein MADVVTTTRSKSWFERISSAIAGVVGGVVLVAVAFGLLSWNEVRAVNRSRTLAIGEKEVIDAAAAPVDPANNGRLVHVSGPAAASGPATDSLLGVSAQALRLRRSVEMYQWKEESSTDTRKTSGGGEEETKTYSYKKVWSSSLIDSADFQEKNGHQNPDTLPIATEDFLPQEVTLGDFLLTDELLSQADKFEKLPVKGENLSATSELERLGKVSVVAGAYYVGNDPQKPAVGDMRVAFEIVPLGDVSVLARQVSDSFEPFSVRDLGSIETLYLGNVSAKEMFAGERAANTTWTWILRGVGFVLMFVGLLAISSPLPVIASILPLAGDLIGAGVALVMFLLALALSIGTIAITWIAVRPLLGIVLLILAGVTVAAGVWLLHLRRQRRLLGA; from the coding sequence ATGGCCGATGTAGTCACGACGACCCGCAGCAAGTCCTGGTTTGAACGTATTAGCTCGGCGATCGCCGGTGTGGTCGGAGGCGTGGTCCTGGTGGCTGTCGCTTTCGGATTGCTAAGCTGGAATGAAGTGCGAGCCGTAAATCGCTCGAGGACTCTGGCCATCGGGGAAAAGGAAGTCATCGATGCGGCAGCCGCTCCCGTGGACCCGGCTAACAACGGCCGGCTCGTCCACGTTTCCGGCCCCGCAGCGGCTTCCGGTCCGGCGACGGATTCGCTCCTCGGTGTTTCGGCTCAGGCGCTCCGCCTCCGCCGCTCGGTCGAGATGTACCAGTGGAAGGAGGAGTCCTCCACCGATACCAGAAAAACATCTGGCGGAGGCGAGGAGGAGACAAAGACCTACTCTTATAAAAAGGTCTGGTCTTCGTCGCTGATTGATTCCGCGGATTTTCAGGAAAAGAACGGCCATCAGAATCCGGACACCCTGCCAATCGCCACGGAGGACTTCTTACCCCAGGAGGTGACGCTCGGAGATTTTCTCCTGACCGACGAACTGCTCTCGCAGGCAGACAAGTTTGAGAAGCTGCCGGTGAAGGGAGAGAACCTCTCCGCCACCTCCGAGCTCGAGCGGCTGGGCAAGGTATCGGTCGTGGCCGGGGCGTATTACGTCGGCAACGACCCGCAGAAGCCCGCCGTGGGGGATATGCGCGTCGCGTTTGAGATCGTTCCCCTAGGCGACGTCAGCGTGCTGGCCCGACAGGTCAGCGACTCCTTTGAACCCTTCTCCGTACGCGACCTGGGATCCATCGAGACGCTTTATCTCGGCAATGTCAGCGCGAAGGAAATGTTCGCTGGAGAGCGCGCCGCCAATACGACATGGACGTGGATCCTGAGGGGCGTGGGGTTTGTCTTGATGTTCGTCGGGCTGCTGGCCATTTCCAGCCCTCTTCCCGTGATCGCCAGCATCCTGCCTCTCGCGGGCGATCTGATCGGTGCGGGCGTCGCGTTAGTGATGTTCCTGCTTGCTCTGGCGCTGTCCATCGGAACGATCGCCATCACTTGGATCGCCGTGCGTCCTTTGCTGGGGATCGTCTTGCTCATTCTCGCGGGCGTGACCGTCGCTGCGGGAGTCTGGCTGTTGCATCTGCGTCGGCAGCGGAGACTGCTCGGGGCATGA
- a CDS encoding DUF3592 domain-containing protein translates to MVDPSVIWFCATPAMLPGFAMLVEGVVFLFYSLEAKGTIIAYEGIDDSVERMLTPKVEFVDGNGRLRRVVCGVGRSSPLGIGTAVRIRYDARYPDEARILTVVDYWLPPCAIWFFGFLIYLAILDASGAWSARPDMAKWAFPVLLGVPLLTGIVGVWKWRQRGRA, encoded by the coding sequence TTGGTTGATCCTTCCGTCATCTGGTTTTGCGCCACGCCCGCGATGCTGCCCGGCTTTGCCATGCTGGTGGAGGGGGTGGTTTTCCTTTTCTATTCACTCGAGGCAAAAGGCACGATCATCGCTTATGAGGGAATTGATGATTCGGTGGAGCGGATGCTTACTCCGAAGGTCGAGTTCGTCGATGGAAACGGAAGGCTCCGTCGTGTGGTGTGTGGCGTCGGCCGGAGTTCTCCCCTCGGGATCGGCACCGCGGTACGGATCAGATACGACGCTAGATATCCGGATGAAGCGCGGATCCTCACCGTGGTGGATTATTGGCTTCCGCCCTGCGCGATATGGTTTTTTGGATTCCTGATTTACCTGGCGATCCTCGATGCCTCCGGCGCTTGGTCCGCGCGTCCCGATATGGCAAAATGGGCTTTTCCCGTGCTTTTGGGAGTTCCTTTGCTCACCGGGATCGTCGGGGTCTGGAAATGGCGGCAGCGCGGTAGAGCCTGA
- a CDS encoding autotransporter domain-containing protein — MTTTSLYVGARENGTLSVIDGGQVIVAQNLAVGIGAGGNGSLTVFGAGSLFSSLDQLAIGTSGGEGFLKVEDGGRVDLASTLTVGGVNAGSKGHVHLYSGGILQVAYIQETDGQGTIDFDGGILQARENQSDFLRSFEAGDVTIGNGGGTIDTNGYNIGISSVIGGTGALTKIGAGTLTLSNTASNTFNGLIVRGGKVVIDTAAWVYGYAGDVVLGNSSSPGAADSAELAITGDQQAASSGLTIYQDGLLRGSGSGNRMFYSSLTMTGGHVFLDRSFLFLEGGLTTNASAASALIDGSGLFKLGGNPRTFTIADGSATYDLNAVVQLDNGVLVKDGAGTMRIAGNNSSNFSVNLKAGTVALANNGALGTGAFVVDGGTITPDSGDRSIANNITLNSGLTVAGSLDGSERNMTLSGVISGSGGLTKTGSGSLTLSGVNTYTGGTLVTGGRLIVANNSGLGNPGGFGDAAAASGSTAVIQVNSGITVNKALAMSNGGTIDNRGTIVSGFFAGVTGLNGGTVLNTGSISSTNGDGAYFEAGAAGSVTNTGGTIQGKGGNGAWLKGGGSIKNEEGGQILTISTDYDAIWIEGGAGTVDNLTGSTITGRYNGVTLVDGGTITNSGNSTIQTTGNGGQNGIQGSDAAVTVNNLDTSTISGRLRGVWLDAGGTVLNEGTISNTATSGSNIAGVRFSTTAATLINKGTINGGVLMANQAHTATLFSGSKINGALNMGTSASAALKLDGTGSQLLSDAVTGAITFRGALSKLGFGTWTLDKSLTSVASTDIQAGILKVNSTLSGSTSVRSGATLGGSGTLSGAVTVEDGGIIAAGNSPGVLTLGSLDLSNASLLNFELGNPSSDRIDVGGLLNLDGVLNVTAVTGFGAGTYRLFNYGSLTNDGLAFGSVAMPFEYQIDLSTPGQINLVVTAAEWQYWDDSQTTPNGTIEGGSGVWDTGTTNWTSSSGNANAAWNGSVGAVFKGAAGTVTIADGATVTTPAMSFQVDGYTIAGTGTGNLQLAGDGAIEVFGGATATIRAKITDGQLDKRQAGTLVLSGENNYAGGTTISAGTISAQNDSALGTGAVTIANGARLSVDTTQLLIGGLSGVAGSQVILDNGNAMGIDLASGSSTFAGNITGSLYGFLVKLGAGTQVLSGNNTFAGQVDVFGGELVFASNMALSSNAYLGAQFGQATIAGVDLTVAQLIGSTGSIVLNGGSLTLGGANAANTFGGAVSGTGALIMDGGNSSTQTISGANTYSGGTTVKSGTLALSGNGSLLSTGALSVDTNGTFNISALSGSATTVGDLSNAGSIVLGAKNLIFGAGGNTTLSGSITGTGGLTKQGAGTVRITSANLYSGGTTVNAGVLETANAAALGTGALTLGGNGMVALDSGTTLSVQALNWQSGGTFRFSLGSVTASTPYVSISSLLSQGGTGVFSFTDGGFQGNTTYDLLTFDSTSAVDASLFTANMVSGLGGIFVVRDNGDGTSTLTVRYSGSAQSNVINNYAPDWTPRNADFLVNGNVQSLAGNQQVNSLTFGNGSNLDILGLLQVTSGQLNVPQGLASISGGTLFLPDALIKLGAGQLNLLGYVLANGNGYVQDGTLSVNGVLSLKQLIVQFGAILKGAGTIIGDVLNQGTVAPGNSPGTLTIAGNFTQTGTGDLQIEVASSSVFDQLVVTGTASLGGTLAVQSYNGFQFAYGQQFNFLQAGNIMGSFDSITMPDPEIFRGRFLSNATTGTLLVAPTSYTLVAETQNQRNVAHALDSYIPATSGDREAVSIALDLQTAEQYPAAFDAIAPGYYETLTDTTIEQATAQNQFVAQRLSAVRLGARGFQAIGIEAPLVNDRNGKNVLDAKDGKDLLTPSPDNKWGVWALGNGIFSKVTSVSQIPNYRFQSGGFLVGADYAWSENFATGVFGGYQGTYAKYGNGSMSSVNSALFGGYATYQNGGFYSDAIVSGGYNGYIAKRAIQFSTIDRTARANPDGGQFSTYLDAGHDWQVGGFTFGPLVSAQYTYAGIAPFSETGADSLDLRLEQQNANSLRTNVGGRIAYTWNAGSHVVLIPEVRMFWQHEYLQNSTAIGASLDGGAGESFDYMTTVPGRDSVFAGAGVSAQFGEDFNAFVYYNTDFGRQDYLSQMISTGLGWKF; from the coding sequence TTGACGACGACATCGCTCTACGTGGGCGCCCGGGAAAACGGAACACTGTCGGTCATCGACGGAGGGCAGGTAATAGTCGCGCAAAATCTGGCTGTGGGCATTGGCGCTGGCGGAAATGGCAGCCTCACCGTGTTCGGCGCGGGATCCCTGTTTTCCTCGCTTGACCAGTTGGCTATAGGGACGTCGGGAGGTGAAGGTTTCCTGAAAGTTGAAGATGGAGGCAGGGTCGATCTGGCCTCGACGCTGACCGTGGGAGGTGTCAATGCGGGCTCGAAAGGGCACGTGCATTTGTATTCCGGCGGGATTCTCCAGGTTGCGTACATTCAGGAAACCGATGGCCAGGGAACGATTGATTTTGACGGAGGTATCCTGCAGGCCAGAGAAAACCAGTCGGACTTTCTGCGGTCCTTTGAGGCGGGAGATGTGACCATCGGGAATGGCGGGGGCACGATCGATACGAACGGCTACAATATCGGCATCTCCTCCGTAATCGGTGGGACGGGTGCGTTGACCAAGATCGGAGCGGGGACACTCACGCTCTCCAATACTGCCAGCAACACCTTTAATGGCCTCATCGTGCGCGGCGGCAAGGTCGTGATCGATACGGCGGCGTGGGTGTATGGCTATGCGGGCGATGTGGTGCTTGGCAACAGCTCAAGTCCCGGTGCTGCTGACAGCGCGGAACTGGCAATTACCGGAGATCAGCAGGCCGCCTCGTCCGGTCTCACCATTTATCAGGACGGCTTGCTCCGGGGAAGCGGGAGCGGCAATCGTATGTTCTATTCCTCCCTCACCATGACAGGAGGACATGTTTTCCTGGACAGAAGTTTTCTCTTTTTGGAGGGCGGGCTGACGACGAATGCCTCGGCTGCGAGCGCATTGATCGATGGCTCCGGATTGTTCAAACTAGGTGGAAATCCGCGGACTTTCACGATAGCAGACGGTTCTGCGACCTATGATCTCAACGCTGTAGTGCAGTTGGACAACGGCGTCCTCGTGAAGGATGGCGCTGGAACCATGCGCATCGCAGGCAACAACTCCAGCAACTTTTCTGTCAACCTGAAGGCGGGCACGGTGGCTCTCGCCAATAATGGTGCGCTTGGCACGGGAGCCTTTGTGGTCGACGGCGGTACGATCACCCCGGATAGCGGGGATCGCTCGATTGCGAACAACATCACGCTGAACAGCGGGCTCACGGTCGCCGGAAGTCTCGACGGCTCCGAGCGCAATATGACTCTTTCAGGCGTCATTTCCGGCTCCGGGGGGCTGACCAAGACTGGGAGCGGTTCCCTGACCTTGAGCGGAGTCAATACATATACTGGCGGCACGCTGGTCACCGGGGGGCGGCTCATCGTTGCCAACAATAGTGGGCTTGGAAATCCTGGAGGCTTCGGAGACGCTGCCGCGGCATCGGGATCGACCGCTGTCATTCAAGTGAATTCCGGCATCACTGTGAACAAGGCCCTCGCAATGTCCAACGGCGGCACGATCGATAATCGCGGTACGATCGTTTCGGGCTTCTTCGCAGGTGTCACAGGCTTGAACGGCGGGACCGTGCTGAACACCGGCTCGATCTCATCAACGAATGGAGATGGGGCGTACTTTGAGGCGGGTGCTGCAGGGTCGGTGACAAATACCGGCGGAACGATCCAGGGCAAAGGAGGAAACGGCGCGTGGCTGAAGGGCGGAGGGTCGATCAAGAATGAAGAGGGAGGCCAGATACTTACCATTTCCACAGATTACGATGCCATCTGGATCGAGGGTGGCGCCGGTACGGTGGACAATCTTACAGGCAGCACCATCACCGGACGCTACAATGGCGTGACTCTGGTCGATGGGGGCACCATCACCAATAGCGGTAACAGCACGATTCAAACGACGGGCAATGGCGGCCAGAATGGCATCCAGGGAAGCGATGCGGCGGTAACAGTCAATAATCTCGACACGTCGACGATCAGCGGTCGTCTTCGCGGGGTATGGCTGGACGCGGGCGGCACCGTTTTAAATGAAGGCACCATTTCGAACACGGCGACCTCGGGGTCGAATATTGCCGGAGTGCGGTTTTCCACCACGGCTGCGACCTTGATCAACAAGGGAACCATTAACGGTGGAGTGCTAATGGCGAATCAGGCCCATACAGCCACGCTCTTCTCCGGGTCAAAGATCAATGGAGCCCTCAACATGGGCACGAGTGCCTCGGCAGCCTTGAAACTGGACGGCACGGGCTCGCAGTTGCTCTCCGACGCTGTCACAGGTGCGATCACTTTTCGCGGCGCGCTTTCCAAGCTCGGTTTCGGCACGTGGACTCTCGACAAAAGCCTGACCTCGGTTGCCAGCACCGACATCCAGGCGGGAATATTGAAGGTGAACTCCACACTCAGCGGAAGCACCTCGGTGCGGTCGGGTGCGACGCTCGGAGGCTCGGGAACACTCTCGGGCGCGGTGACCGTGGAAGATGGCGGCATCATCGCGGCGGGAAACAGCCCGGGAGTTCTCACCCTTGGCTCTCTGGACCTAAGCAATGCCTCCCTCCTGAACTTTGAGCTGGGCAATCCCTCGAGCGACCGGATCGACGTGGGCGGATTGCTGAATCTCGACGGTGTTCTCAATGTTACTGCCGTCACGGGTTTCGGGGCGGGCACCTATCGCCTGTTCAATTACGGCTCTTTGACGAACGACGGATTGGCCTTTGGCAGTGTCGCCATGCCTTTCGAGTACCAGATCGATCTCAGTACACCGGGGCAGATCAATCTCGTCGTCACCGCCGCCGAGTGGCAGTATTGGGATGACAGCCAGACGACACCCAATGGGACCATCGAAGGCGGCTCGGGGGTCTGGGATACGGGCACGACAAACTGGACCAGCTCGAGCGGCAATGCGAATGCGGCGTGGAACGGCTCTGTGGGGGCTGTCTTCAAGGGCGCGGCGGGTACCGTGACGATCGCCGACGGCGCGACGGTCACGACTCCGGCGATGAGTTTCCAGGTCGACGGCTATACGATTGCCGGGACAGGCACGGGAAATCTCCAATTGGCGGGAGATGGCGCAATCGAGGTTTTTGGCGGCGCGACGGCGACCATCAGAGCAAAGATCACGGACGGTCAGTTGGATAAACGTCAGGCCGGGACGCTCGTTCTTTCCGGCGAAAATAACTACGCGGGCGGCACCACCATCTCGGCAGGAACGATCTCCGCGCAGAACGATTCCGCCCTGGGAACGGGTGCGGTGACGATTGCCAACGGAGCGAGGCTTTCCGTAGATACGACTCAGCTCCTGATTGGAGGTCTCAGTGGCGTCGCCGGCTCCCAGGTCATCCTGGATAATGGGAATGCGATGGGCATCGACCTAGCGTCTGGCTCCTCGACCTTTGCGGGAAATATCACCGGCTCGCTTTATGGTTTCCTCGTGAAATTGGGCGCGGGCACCCAGGTGCTCAGCGGGAATAACACCTTCGCGGGACAAGTTGATGTTTTTGGCGGCGAACTCGTATTTGCCAGCAACATGGCGCTGAGCTCCAATGCCTACCTCGGAGCGCAATTCGGGCAGGCGACAATCGCGGGTGTCGATTTGACGGTGGCCCAGCTCATCGGCAGCACCGGCTCCATCGTGCTGAATGGCGGTTCCCTGACACTCGGAGGAGCCAATGCGGCAAACACCTTTGGCGGCGCGGTAAGCGGGACGGGTGCATTGATCATGGACGGTGGCAACTCGTCCACGCAGACCATCTCCGGAGCCAATACCTACAGCGGAGGCACGACGGTGAAGAGCGGTACGCTGGCCCTGTCCGGCAATGGTTCACTCCTCTCAACCGGGGCGCTATCGGTGGATACGAACGGAACGTTCAATATCTCGGCGCTGAGCGGCAGTGCGACCACGGTCGGAGACTTGTCCAACGCGGGGAGCATCGTGCTCGGGGCGAAAAATCTGATCTTTGGCGCGGGTGGCAATACCACGCTTTCCGGAAGCATCACGGGAACTGGCGGGCTGACCAAGCAAGGGGCAGGGACGGTACGCATCACCTCGGCGAACCTTTACAGCGGCGGCACCACCGTCAATGCAGGAGTGCTCGAAACCGCCAACGCTGCGGCTCTCGGCACTGGCGCGCTGACCTTGGGCGGCAATGGAATGGTCGCGCTTGATAGCGGCACGACGCTATCGGTCCAGGCTCTCAATTGGCAGAGCGGCGGAACCTTCCGGTTTTCACTGGGCTCGGTCACCGCCTCGACCCCGTATGTCTCAATCAGCTCTCTGCTCTCGCAGGGTGGGACGGGGGTATTCAGCTTTACCGATGGTGGTTTCCAGGGAAACACGACCTATGATCTGCTTACCTTCGACAGCACCTCAGCGGTCGATGCGTCGCTCTTCACCGCCAACATGGTCTCCGGTTTAGGCGGTATCTTCGTTGTCCGGGATAATGGTGACGGAACGTCGACGCTCACCGTCCGCTACAGTGGCAGTGCCCAGAGTAATGTCATCAACAACTACGCTCCCGACTGGACTCCCCGGAATGCAGATTTTCTCGTTAACGGCAATGTCCAGTCTCTCGCGGGCAACCAGCAGGTGAATTCGCTCACTTTTGGAAATGGCTCAAATCTCGACATTCTGGGGCTGCTCCAGGTTACCTCCGGGCAGCTCAACGTGCCGCAGGGGCTGGCCTCCATTTCCGGCGGGACTTTGTTTTTGCCCGACGCACTGATCAAGCTGGGTGCGGGTCAGCTCAACCTGCTCGGCTATGTGCTGGCCAATGGCAATGGCTACGTGCAGGACGGAACGCTCTCGGTCAACGGAGTGCTCAGCCTCAAACAACTGATCGTGCAGTTTGGCGCGATCCTTAAAGGAGCAGGAACGATCATCGGCGATGTGCTGAACCAGGGAACCGTGGCGCCGGGCAATTCGCCGGGGACGTTGACCATCGCGGGCAACTTTACGCAGACCGGCACGGGTGATTTGCAGATCGAGGTGGCGAGCTCGAGTGTCTTTGACCAACTGGTCGTCACCGGAACAGCCAGCCTCGGAGGTACTCTGGCCGTGCAGAGCTACAATGGCTTTCAGTTCGCCTACGGGCAGCAGTTCAACTTCCTGCAAGCGGGCAACATCATGGGAAGCTTTGATTCCATCACGATGCCCGATCCGGAAATCTTCCGCGGACGGTTTCTGAGCAATGCAACGACAGGCACGTTGTTGGTGGCGCCGACCAGCTACACTCTTGTCGCGGAGACGCAGAACCAGCGGAACGTGGCCCATGCGCTCGATAGCTACATCCCTGCGACGAGCGGAGATCGGGAGGCGGTGAGCATTGCGCTCGATCTCCAGACTGCGGAGCAGTATCCGGCGGCGTTTGACGCGATTGCCCCCGGCTACTACGAGACGCTGACCGATACGACGATCGAGCAGGCAACGGCGCAAAATCAATTTGTTGCCCAACGCCTCAGTGCGGTGCGTCTTGGAGCGCGCGGCTTTCAGGCCATCGGCATCGAGGCTCCTCTTGTCAACGATCGCAATGGCAAGAATGTCCTCGATGCGAAGGATGGCAAAGACTTGCTTACTCCCTCGCCGGACAACAAATGGGGCGTGTGGGCGCTTGGCAATGGCATCTTCTCCAAGGTGACCAGCGTGAGCCAGATCCCGAACTACCGCTTCCAGAGCGGCGGATTCCTGGTCGGTGCGGATTACGCCTGGAGCGAGAACTTCGCCACCGGTGTCTTCGGCGGATACCAGGGGACGTATGCGAAGTACGGCAATGGCAGCATGTCGTCCGTGAACTCTGCGCTCTTCGGCGGCTACGCGACCTATCAGAATGGCGGCTTCTACAGCGACGCCATCGTGAGCGGCGGATACAATGGCTATATCGCCAAGCGCGCCATCCAATTTAGCACGATCGACCGCACAGCCCGGGCGAACCCGGATGGCGGGCAGTTCTCGACTTATCTCGATGCCGGGCATGACTGGCAGGTGGGCGGCTTTACCTTTGGGCCGCTCGTGAGCGCACAATACACGTATGCAGGCATCGCTCCGTTTTCGGAAACCGGCGCCGACAGCCTCGACCTGCGGCTTGAGCAACAGAATGCCAACAGTCTGCGCACCAATGTTGGCGGACGTATTGCCTACACCTGGAATGCCGGATCCCATGTCGTCCTGATCCCCGAGGTGCGGATGTTCTGGCAGCACGAGTATCTGCAAAACTCGACCGCCATCGGCGCCAGTCTCGATGGCGGGGCCGGGGAGTCCTTTGACTACATGACCACTGTGCCGGGGCGCGACAGCGTATTTGCCGGCGCGGGCGTGAGCGCGCAGTTCGGCGAGGATTTCAACGCCTTCGTGTATTACAATACGGACTTCGGTCGTCAGGATTACTTGAGCCAGATGATCTCCACCGGCCTAGGCTGGAAGTTTTAG
- a CDS encoding Glu/Leu/Phe/Val family dehydrogenase codes for MANGDSPSDPIYSDPVFQMAMQQFEVIADHLQIPEGTRRRLIYPKRAVSVALPIERDNGEVHVFHGYRVQHHLSIGPTKGGTRYSPDLTIGESAALAVWMSWKCALAGLPYGGAKGGIRVDPRSLSRRELEVLSRRYMQEMIPFVGPQMDVMAPDMGTNEQVMAWFMDTYSVHMGCALGEIVTGKPVSLGGVQGRREATGRGVIYLIERALNMLKITPSECTAIVQGFGNVGSVTAAGLAYKSGMKVVGLSDHTVALYDPNGLDVAAADRHVAVHGVLEGFEQGERVDPNEFLTLPCDVLVPAAVERVITEENAGRLKCRILAEAANGPTTPDADKILDQRWDELFVIPDILCNAGGVIVSYFEWVQDLQNFFWSDVEITDRLYRILETAFTAMVKRSKERRIPHRTAAVSLGVERVLAARQARGIFP; via the coding sequence ATGGCGAACGGTGACTCTCCCTCGGACCCGATCTACTCAGATCCGGTGTTTCAAATGGCGATGCAACAATTTGAAGTGATCGCTGATCACTTGCAGATACCAGAGGGGACGCGACGGCGGTTGATCTATCCGAAGCGAGCCGTCTCCGTCGCCCTACCCATTGAGCGGGACAACGGCGAGGTGCACGTCTTTCACGGTTATCGGGTGCAGCACCATCTCTCGATTGGCCCGACCAAGGGAGGAACACGGTACTCCCCAGACCTGACCATCGGCGAATCCGCCGCTCTCGCGGTCTGGATGAGCTGGAAATGCGCGCTGGCGGGGTTGCCCTACGGCGGCGCAAAGGGAGGTATCCGAGTTGATCCTCGCAGTCTGAGCCGCAGGGAACTCGAGGTGCTCTCCCGCCGCTACATGCAGGAGATGATTCCCTTCGTGGGACCTCAGATGGATGTCATGGCGCCGGACATGGGCACCAACGAGCAGGTGATGGCCTGGTTCATGGACACATACTCCGTGCATATGGGATGTGCTCTCGGCGAGATCGTGACAGGTAAGCCTGTGTCGCTCGGCGGCGTGCAGGGTCGTCGAGAGGCGACTGGTCGAGGAGTCATTTATCTCATCGAGCGGGCACTCAACATGCTCAAGATCACGCCTTCGGAGTGTACCGCCATCGTGCAGGGTTTCGGCAATGTCGGTTCTGTCACCGCAGCCGGTCTGGCTTACAAATCCGGGATGAAGGTGGTCGGTTTGAGCGACCATACTGTGGCCCTTTACGATCCAAACGGCCTTGATGTCGCCGCGGCGGATCGCCATGTCGCCGTCCATGGAGTGCTCGAGGGCTTCGAGCAGGGTGAACGGGTCGATCCCAACGAATTTCTTACTCTCCCGTGCGACGTGCTCGTGCCTGCCGCCGTGGAGCGAGTCATCACGGAGGAAAACGCGGGCCGATTAAAATGCCGCATCCTGGCCGAGGCGGCGAATGGTCCCACGACGCCCGATGCCGACAAGATCCTCGATCAGCGCTGGGACGAGTTGTTTGTTATACCCGACATCCTCTGCAATGCCGGCGGTGTGATTGTGTCGTACTTCGAGTGGGTGCAGGACCTGCAGAACTTCTTCTGGTCCGACGTGGAAATCACCGACCGGCTTTATCGCATCCTGGAGACGGCATTTACTGCGATGGTCAAGCGTTCCAAGGAACGCCGCATCCCGCACCGTACGGCGGCGGTATCGCTCGGGGTCGAGCGCGTACTCGCCGCCAGACAGGCGCGGGGTATTTTTCCTTAA
- a CDS encoding LexA family protein: MRTSSLTPTHERIARAILNLERRHEPAFVSDLVRNLGYAAESSLTATLHLMERKGFLLLQGGGARGRSRVARLTTQGRMAIGAGGIPLLGFIPAGPLTEALQQADDFVEPEELFPYRDGDFLLRVKGDSMIGDGILDGDKVLLRPGVEARQGEIAAVLVGESYESTLKHIYVDKETVTLRASNPKYPDLSMPAESVSIAGVFRGLIRQSAA; this comes from the coding sequence ATGCGCACATCATCGTTGACGCCCACGCATGAACGGATCGCCCGAGCCATCCTGAATCTGGAGCGACGACATGAGCCGGCATTTGTCAGCGACCTCGTGCGCAATCTGGGATACGCCGCCGAAAGCAGTCTCACCGCCACGCTGCACCTCATGGAGCGCAAGGGCTTTCTCCTCCTGCAAGGCGGTGGAGCGCGCGGTCGATCCCGAGTCGCCCGGCTCACCACTCAGGGCCGCATGGCCATCGGCGCGGGAGGCATCCCACTCCTTGGCTTCATTCCCGCAGGTCCGCTCACCGAGGCGCTGCAGCAGGCGGATGATTTCGTGGAGCCCGAGGAGCTTTTCCCCTATCGCGATGGAGACTTCCTCCTGCGCGTGAAGGGCGATTCCATGATCGGAGACGGCATCCTCGATGGAGACAAGGTGCTTTTGCGCCCGGGCGTCGAAGCCCGCCAGGGAGAAATCGCCGCCGTCCTCGTCGGCGAATCCTACGAGTCGACGCTCAAGCACATCTACGTCGACAAGGAAACGGTTACCCTTCGCGCGAGTAATCCGAAGTACCCGGACCTTTCCATGCCCGCCGAGTCGGTTTCCATTGCCGGGGTCTTCCGCGGTCTGATCCGGCAGAGCGCGGCGTAA